A single region of the Marinobacter salinus genome encodes:
- a CDS encoding YbaB/EbfC family nucleoid-associated protein — MMNDMGDLMKKAQKMQEEMQKAQEEIAKAEVTGEAGAGLVKVTMNGRHDVRKVDIDPSLLSEEKEILEDLLAAAVNDAVRRVEANQKDKMSGMMSGMGMPPGFKMPF, encoded by the coding sequence ATGATGAATGATATGGGCGATCTGATGAAAAAAGCCCAGAAAATGCAGGAAGAAATGCAAAAGGCTCAGGAAGAGATCGCCAAGGCAGAGGTGACGGGCGAGGCGGGTGCTGGTCTCGTGAAAGTCACTATGAATGGCCGCCACGATGTGCGGAAGGTGGATATTGATCCATCACTGTTGTCTGAGGAAAAGGAGATTCTGGAAGACCTTCTGGCGGCGGCGGTTAACGACGCGGTTCGTCGCGTCGAGGCCAACCAAAAGGACAAAATGTCGGGCATGATGTCCGGAATGGGTATGCCGCCCGGGTTCAAAATGCCGTTTTAA
- a CDS encoding ribonuclease D: protein MAPSIPAVDAPPAPDTIQWIHEPEALDQWLGRAPGKPLALDTEFERVNTFYPIPGLVQLGLEGEYCLVDPSVAESSTRFREVLSDVKTPKLLYAMSEDLELFRQWLGIEPKGVLDLQIGAAMAGAGFSLGYARLVETLFGETLDKSVTRSDWLARPLSEAQQRYAVDDIRFLEPMYRWVMAHLRERGLEDALCEESTRFADELAGQDDPGNHYLKLRGGWSLTPQQQGVLKELAQWREQECQRRDRPRNRVLADPLLIAIAERMPRSQRELSDIQGLPSGAVRRYGETLLALVENAASADNSSLARIAPPLNRDQQVFFKMLKRLFRKAAEDADIPIELLAPRKRLEKVVQEKSLSGHVFFQGWREQILAPVRTDIEELLRS from the coding sequence ATGGCACCCTCCATCCCGGCTGTTGATGCACCCCCGGCACCTGACACAATTCAATGGATCCACGAGCCAGAGGCGCTTGATCAATGGCTGGGCAGAGCTCCCGGAAAGCCACTGGCACTGGATACCGAGTTTGAGCGGGTCAACACGTTCTACCCGATCCCCGGGCTCGTGCAGCTGGGACTGGAGGGTGAGTATTGTTTGGTAGATCCCTCCGTTGCGGAAAGCTCGACTCGTTTCCGTGAGGTGCTGTCCGATGTCAAAACGCCAAAACTTCTTTATGCGATGAGCGAAGATCTGGAGCTGTTTCGCCAATGGCTCGGTATTGAGCCGAAAGGTGTTCTGGATCTTCAGATTGGAGCGGCAATGGCGGGTGCCGGTTTTTCCCTCGGATACGCTCGCCTGGTAGAGACCCTGTTTGGCGAAACCCTGGACAAATCGGTGACTCGTTCTGACTGGCTGGCTCGGCCGTTGTCTGAAGCACAGCAGCGCTATGCAGTTGACGATATCCGGTTTCTGGAGCCTATGTATCGATGGGTAATGGCGCATTTGCGCGAACGTGGGCTTGAGGATGCACTCTGCGAAGAATCTACCCGGTTTGCGGACGAACTGGCAGGCCAGGACGATCCAGGCAACCATTACCTGAAGCTGCGGGGAGGCTGGTCACTTACGCCACAACAACAGGGCGTATTAAAGGAATTGGCGCAGTGGCGAGAGCAGGAATGCCAACGCAGAGACCGGCCGCGTAACCGGGTACTGGCAGACCCCCTGCTTATCGCTATAGCCGAGAGAATGCCACGTTCCCAGCGGGAGCTGTCCGACATTCAGGGGCTGCCTTCCGGAGCGGTCAGGCGTTATGGCGAAACACTTCTTGCCCTTGTTGAAAATGCCGCCAGCGCAGATAATTCCAGTCTTGCGCGCATAGCGCCTCCGCTGAACAGGGACCAGCAAGTGTTCTTTAAGATGTTAAAGCGGTTATTCAGAAAAGCTGCAGAAGATGCTGATATACCGATTGAATTACTAGCGCCCAGAAAGAGACTTGAAAAGGTGGTCCAGGAAAAATCGCTAAGTGGACACGTTTTTTTCCAGGGCTGGCGTGAACAGATACTGGCTCCGGTCAGAACCGACATCGAGGAATTGCTGAGATCATGA
- a CDS encoding YcgN family cysteine cluster protein, whose protein sequence is MIAQVPFWQRKRLNEMTPGEWESLCDGCGKCCLNKLEDEDTGEVYHTDLACRYMDEETCRCTVYSERLKKVPGCTVLTADTVNDYHWLPYTCAYRTLAEGRPLADWHPLRSGNPDSVHDAGVSIRHKTVSEDQVPEEDWEEHIIHWIL, encoded by the coding sequence ATGATTGCCCAGGTTCCGTTCTGGCAAAGAAAACGCCTGAATGAGATGACCCCGGGAGAATGGGAGTCGTTATGTGACGGTTGCGGAAAGTGCTGCCTGAACAAGCTTGAGGATGAAGATACCGGAGAGGTTTACCACACCGATCTGGCGTGCCGTTACATGGATGAAGAGACCTGCCGTTGCACGGTCTACTCTGAACGGCTGAAAAAGGTGCCCGGGTGCACGGTGCTGACAGCCGATACCGTGAACGATTACCATTGGCTGCCCTATACCTGCGCTTATCGAACCCTGGCAGAAGGTAGGCCACTGGCGGATTGGCACCCGTTGCGGAGCGGAAATCCCGACTCTGTTCACGATGCAGGGGTCTCAATCCGCCACAAAACTGTTTCCGAAGATCAGGTGCCCGAGGAAGACTGGGAAGAACACATCATTCACTGGATTCTGTAA
- a CDS encoding YcgL domain-containing protein — MKDREFVSVFRSGKKNDTYLYVRRGQKWEELPESLRGIFGKPVHSMDLILTPDRKLARTTGRQVLDAIREKDFFLQMPEEHDGYVVEFRRKPEQSDR, encoded by the coding sequence ATGAAAGACCGGGAATTTGTTTCTGTATTTCGCAGCGGCAAGAAAAACGACACTTACCTCTATGTTCGCCGCGGGCAAAAGTGGGAGGAACTGCCGGAAAGCCTGAGGGGCATTTTCGGGAAACCTGTCCACTCCATGGATCTGATACTGACACCAGACCGGAAACTGGCGAGGACCACTGGCAGGCAGGTTTTGGACGCGATCCGGGAAAAAGACTTCTTTCTGCAAATGCCGGAAGAGCACGATGGTTATGTGGTGGAGTTTCGTCGAAAGCCGGAGCAGTCTGACAGATGA
- the recR gene encoding recombination mediator RecR: MAFSPLVDELVESLCCLPGVGQKTAQRMAFHLLERGRTGGSRLADALNNAMTGVRRCESCQNFADTERCGICETPSRSNGTLCVVESPSDLLAIEQAGDYKGGYFVLMGHLSPIDGVGPEEIGVERLLDRVNREGVTELILATNPTVEGEATAHYIADRLDGREILITRLAHGIPVGGELGYVDGFTLTHAFRGRKPLSE; encoded by the coding sequence ATGGCGTTCAGCCCACTGGTTGATGAACTTGTTGAGTCCCTTTGCTGTTTGCCGGGTGTCGGACAGAAAACCGCCCAGCGAATGGCGTTCCATTTGCTGGAGCGTGGTCGAACCGGGGGCTCCCGCCTCGCTGATGCGCTCAATAACGCAATGACCGGTGTCCGGCGTTGTGAAAGTTGCCAGAATTTCGCAGACACCGAACGTTGCGGTATCTGCGAAACACCATCGAGAAGCAATGGCACCCTGTGCGTTGTTGAAAGCCCTTCCGATCTCCTTGCGATCGAGCAGGCAGGGGATTACAAGGGTGGCTATTTCGTTTTGATGGGGCACCTGTCCCCAATTGATGGCGTGGGGCCGGAGGAAATCGGAGTTGAGAGGCTCCTGGACCGGGTTAACCGGGAAGGGGTGACTGAGCTGATTCTGGCAACCAATCCGACAGTTGAAGGTGAAGCAACGGCCCATTACATTGCCGACCGGCTCGATGGCCGGGAAATCCTGATTACTCGCCTGGCCCACGGCATTCCTGTCGGTGGTGAGCTAGGCTATGTGGATGGATTCACACTGACCCACGCCTTCCGCGGGCGCAAACCACTCTCCGAATAA
- a CDS encoding VWA domain-containing protein — translation MYRFLTLTVLTLIVLPAMVRAQETTELTLPAQSDIRIIVDISGSMKENDPGNLRQPAVRLLARMLPEGTSAGLWTFGEYVNMLVPHRDVTDEWRKTAIERSNQINSVALRTNLGKAIEVASDGYYTGGVLDHTHFILLTDGKVDISDDPERNRQEEQRILQSTLADLVAQGATLHPVALSSQADAEFLEQLASESGGRFQIAESADALNRAFLEALNTAVPQEQIPIEGNAFLVDSGVKEFTALIFWGDKETRSTRELELVRPDGKTLGMTSLPDNARWARETGYDLVTLSEPLSGEWRIKGELGSGSRVTVVSDLRMVVSQVPPSFSESSPFDVRVAFFEKADKIINPDFLQVLDVSLTITSEDGRSGTKELSGEQPPENGVYSDRIGRLPAVGVYRIDVVADGQTFGRKFSATARYTAPEGAVSGEPAIQEGTDPDEGELPQVSAEPEQIESVEEQKPVASEDSETAPLPAIDSPIDVSQAEEPQVAPPAATEPSALKEEEVSQLPFPMWMLGAGGGGLAVLLLAWLAVKKRNNRAMAQAEAAAERETIADLEEQLEPEPEDIPEVTDETPPEDDMADLEKVFEEPGDEIPVADAIVEPEEGPEDDEAIPELDEVADDSASEDDEEEFGLDDFDLSEFDDLPDFEEDDSGLPNEAAEKKRDDKEQKK, via the coding sequence ATGTATAGATTCCTCACGCTGACTGTACTGACACTCATTGTTCTCCCAGCCATGGTGCGTGCCCAGGAGACGACGGAGCTCACGCTTCCAGCACAGTCTGATATCCGCATTATCGTCGACATTTCCGGCTCGATGAAGGAAAACGATCCCGGCAATCTGCGCCAGCCGGCGGTTCGTCTACTCGCCCGAATGCTCCCGGAGGGGACCAGTGCAGGTCTCTGGACGTTTGGTGAATACGTCAACATGCTGGTTCCTCACCGGGACGTGACAGATGAGTGGCGGAAAACTGCCATCGAACGGTCAAACCAGATCAACTCTGTTGCTCTGCGAACCAACCTTGGTAAAGCCATAGAGGTCGCGAGTGACGGCTATTACACCGGTGGAGTGCTTGATCATACCCACTTCATTTTGCTGACAGATGGCAAGGTTGATATTTCGGATGATCCGGAACGGAACCGGCAGGAAGAACAACGGATTCTCCAGTCGACACTTGCGGACTTGGTGGCCCAGGGGGCAACTCTGCACCCCGTGGCCCTGTCATCTCAGGCGGACGCTGAATTCCTGGAACAACTCGCCAGTGAATCCGGTGGGCGCTTCCAGATTGCCGAGAGTGCCGATGCGCTGAACAGGGCGTTTCTTGAGGCACTGAATACCGCAGTGCCCCAAGAGCAGATTCCCATTGAAGGCAACGCCTTCCTCGTGGACAGCGGAGTGAAGGAGTTTACTGCACTGATTTTCTGGGGGGATAAGGAGACACGGTCAACCCGTGAGCTCGAACTGGTTCGCCCGGACGGCAAGACACTTGGCATGACAAGTCTCCCGGATAATGCGCGCTGGGCCAGGGAGACGGGGTACGATCTGGTGACCCTTAGCGAACCACTGTCGGGTGAATGGCGTATCAAGGGAGAATTGGGAAGCGGGAGCCGGGTGACAGTCGTCAGCGATCTGCGCATGGTGGTCAGTCAGGTTCCGCCCAGCTTTTCGGAAAGCTCTCCGTTCGATGTGCGTGTGGCTTTCTTCGAAAAGGCGGACAAAATCATTAATCCGGACTTTCTTCAGGTACTTGACGTAAGCCTGACCATAACGTCCGAGGATGGACGGAGTGGCACGAAAGAACTTTCCGGGGAGCAGCCGCCAGAAAATGGTGTTTATTCAGATCGTATAGGCCGGCTGCCAGCGGTTGGTGTCTACCGGATTGACGTGGTGGCGGATGGACAGACGTTTGGGCGCAAGTTCAGTGCGACTGCCAGGTATACGGCTCCGGAAGGTGCTGTCTCCGGGGAACCGGCCATTCAGGAAGGCACCGACCCCGATGAAGGAGAGCTACCTCAGGTCTCTGCTGAGCCTGAACAGATAGAGTCTGTTGAAGAACAGAAGCCTGTCGCCAGTGAGGATTCAGAAACGGCGCCGTTGCCGGCTATCGACAGTCCGATCGACGTCAGTCAGGCTGAGGAGCCACAAGTTGCACCGCCAGCGGCTACCGAGCCTTCCGCTCTGAAGGAAGAGGAGGTGAGTCAGCTCCCGTTCCCCATGTGGATGCTCGGAGCAGGAGGTGGAGGTCTTGCGGTTCTGTTACTGGCCTGGCTGGCAGTAAAGAAACGTAATAACCGAGCGATGGCCCAGGCAGAAGCTGCAGCGGAACGGGAGACCATTGCGGATCTCGAAGAGCAGCTTGAACCCGAGCCAGAAGATATTCCGGAGGTCACCGACGAAACGCCCCCGGAGGATGACATGGCCGACCTGGAGAAGGTCTTCGAAGAACCGGGTGATGAAATTCCCGTGGCCGATGCCATAGTCGAACCCGAAGAAGGGCCGGAAGATGACGAGGCTATTCCCGAGCTGGATGAAGTGGCCGACGATTCCGCCAGCGAAGATGACGAAGAAGAGTTTGGACTCGACGATTTCGATTTGTCCGAATTTGATGATCTTCCCGATTTCGAGGAAGACGATTCAGGGCTACCCAATGAGGCAGCCGAAAAGAAACGTGATGACAAAGAACAGAAAAAGTAA
- a CDS encoding AAA family ATPase has product MKFTGTEKYVATDDLQMAVNAAISLQRPLLIKGEPGTGKTLLAEEMAAALGMKLIPWHIKSTTKAQQGLYEYDAVSRLRDSQLGDEKVKDISNYIVKGKLWDAFDADEQVVLLIDEIDKADIEFPNDLLLELDRMEFYVYETQQFVKARQRPIVVITSNNEKELPDAFLRRCFFHYISFPDHDTMQDIVDVHFPGLQQQIVRDALEVFFDVRKVPGLKKKPSTSELIDWLKLLMADELSAKMLQEKDTSSALPPLYGALVKNEQDVHLLQKLAFMARRRS; this is encoded by the coding sequence ATGAAGTTTACCGGTACCGAAAAATACGTAGCCACCGATGACCTGCAAATGGCTGTCAACGCGGCGATTTCGCTCCAGCGCCCGCTGCTGATCAAGGGCGAGCCCGGCACCGGCAAGACTCTTTTGGCAGAGGAAATGGCGGCGGCACTGGGGATGAAACTTATCCCCTGGCACATCAAGTCCACCACCAAGGCGCAGCAGGGCCTCTATGAGTACGATGCGGTATCACGCCTCAGGGACTCTCAGTTGGGTGATGAAAAGGTCAAGGACATCAGCAATTACATCGTCAAGGGAAAACTCTGGGATGCCTTCGACGCAGATGAACAGGTTGTCTTGTTGATTGATGAGATCGACAAAGCGGACATCGAGTTCCCGAACGATCTCCTGCTGGAGCTGGACCGCATGGAGTTCTATGTCTACGAGACCCAGCAGTTCGTTAAAGCCAGGCAGCGCCCGATCGTGGTCATTACCAGCAACAATGAAAAGGAACTGCCGGATGCTTTCCTGCGCCGGTGTTTCTTCCACTACATCAGTTTCCCGGACCATGACACAATGCAGGACATCGTGGATGTGCACTTCCCGGGCCTTCAGCAGCAAATCGTTCGTGACGCGCTGGAAGTGTTTTTCGATGTTCGCAAGGTGCCGGGCCTGAAGAAAAAGCCGTCCACCTCTGAGTTGATCGACTGGCTGAAATTGCTGATGGCGGATGAGTTGTCTGCGAAAATGCTTCAGGAGAAAGATACCAGCTCCGCATTGCCGCCGCTCTACGGTGCTCTGGTCAAGAATGAGCAAGACGTACACCTGCTGCAGAAACTGGCCTTCATGGCTCGCCGTCGCAGCTGA
- the dnaX gene encoding DNA polymerase III subunit gamma/tau: MSYQVLARKWRPRTFEDMVGQEHVLQALIHALESQRLHHAYLFTGTRGVGKTTIGRLLARCLNCETGITPKPCGECSSCREIQEGRFVDLIEIDAASRTGVDDMRELTDNVQYAPSRGRYKVYLIDEVHMLTNQSFNAFLKTLEEPPDHVKFLLATTDPQKLPVTVLSRCLQFNLKRMTPEHIAGHLQHVLGAEEIPFEESALWLLARAADGSMRDALSLTDQAIAFGNQRLAASDVSNMLGTIDQRDVERLVNALVERDGPGLLAEISRISDFAPDYSAILSDLLSLFHRVTMEQVVPGSADNALGDAGQVRSLARKLSAEDAQLFYQAALMGRKDLAITPDARMGFEMTLLRMLAFRPGADRREPPAVSSGGQSGSSEPRDEPEPAKASAHVATAVEAPAPEVPEPESPEPEAPEPEVPPEPSPDESWLASLDAQAEDAQSAAEPEFVPGAPVEAQEGEFVWERDFRSLDIVGMPGNLASHGAMAWENETVVLTIDDGHARLLNARHQEKILSGLRSRFGDTIELRIEQGAPGPHTPAAYEERRRKARQQAAEEAIRKDPVVQSIVERFEARVVEESIRPIEISRR; this comes from the coding sequence ATGAGCTACCAGGTACTTGCCCGTAAATGGCGTCCCCGCACTTTTGAAGATATGGTGGGCCAGGAACATGTGCTTCAGGCACTGATTCATGCCCTGGAAAGCCAGCGTCTGCACCATGCTTATCTCTTTACCGGCACCCGGGGTGTTGGCAAGACCACTATTGGCCGATTGCTGGCTCGCTGCCTGAACTGTGAAACCGGAATTACCCCGAAACCTTGTGGTGAATGTTCCAGCTGCAGAGAGATCCAGGAAGGCCGGTTTGTCGACCTGATCGAAATTGACGCCGCGTCACGCACTGGCGTGGACGACATGCGCGAGCTTACCGATAACGTGCAGTACGCGCCCAGCCGCGGCCGCTACAAGGTGTACCTCATTGACGAGGTGCACATGCTGACCAACCAGTCATTTAATGCTTTTCTGAAAACGCTCGAAGAGCCGCCCGATCACGTCAAATTCCTGCTGGCGACCACGGATCCCCAGAAGCTCCCGGTGACAGTGCTGTCTCGTTGTCTTCAGTTTAACCTGAAGCGAATGACGCCCGAGCATATTGCAGGGCATCTTCAACACGTGCTCGGTGCGGAGGAAATCCCGTTTGAAGAATCGGCCCTCTGGCTTCTGGCCCGTGCTGCGGATGGCAGTATGCGGGATGCCTTGAGCCTCACGGATCAGGCGATTGCATTTGGTAACCAGAGGTTGGCAGCCAGTGATGTCAGCAACATGCTTGGCACCATTGATCAGCGCGATGTTGAGCGGTTGGTCAATGCTCTGGTGGAACGTGATGGCCCCGGATTATTGGCAGAAATCAGCAGGATCTCCGATTTTGCGCCGGATTACAGCGCTATTCTTTCCGATCTGTTGTCACTGTTTCACCGAGTCACCATGGAGCAGGTCGTACCGGGCAGCGCCGATAATGCCCTGGGTGATGCCGGGCAGGTTCGGAGCCTGGCCCGCAAGCTGAGCGCCGAAGATGCGCAGCTGTTTTATCAGGCGGCGTTGATGGGACGTAAGGATCTGGCGATCACACCGGATGCGCGGATGGGGTTCGAAATGACCCTTTTGCGTATGCTGGCGTTCCGACCGGGTGCAGACAGGAGAGAGCCTCCTGCAGTGAGCTCCGGCGGGCAATCAGGTTCCAGCGAACCCCGGGACGAACCCGAGCCTGCCAAGGCGTCAGCCCACGTTGCGACAGCTGTTGAAGCGCCTGCGCCGGAAGTGCCTGAACCTGAATCGCCTGAACCTGAAGCGCCTGAACCGGAAGTGCCGCCCGAGCCGTCACCCGATGAGTCATGGTTGGCCAGTCTTGACGCCCAGGCTGAGGATGCGCAATCCGCTGCTGAACCTGAGTTCGTACCCGGTGCACCGGTGGAGGCGCAGGAAGGAGAATTTGTCTGGGAACGGGATTTTCGTTCGCTGGACATCGTAGGCATGCCGGGTAACCTGGCCAGCCACGGCGCCATGGCCTGGGAAAATGAAACCGTTGTTCTCACCATTGATGACGGCCACGCCCGGTTGCTTAATGCCCGACACCAGGAAAAGATCCTTTCCGGCTTGAGAAGTCGGTTTGGCGACACCATTGAGTTACGCATAGAGCAGGGCGCTCCCGGTCCCCATACGCCTGCAGCCTATGAGGAGCGTCGTCGGAAAGCCCGCCAGCAGGCGGCGGAAGAGGCCATCCGAAAGGATCCGGTGGTGCAGTCCATCGTTGAACGATTTGAGGCACGGGTAGTCGAAGAGAGTATCCGACCGATAGAGATAAGCAGGAGATAG